The sequence AGTGATAGACAAGGTGCAGGTGATGGAAAGCAAACCGGTAGAAAGGCAACGTTCCCTTGCGGTACAACCGCGCACAGATGATGTAATGATCAACCTTACCCTCAAAAAGAACCGGAAGGCCGGTGTACTGGGAAATGTGCTGGCGGGCGCCGGTACAGCCGACCGGTATGCCGCCAATGGTATGCTGAACCTGTTTGGCGGCAAGACCAGGCTGGGCTTTTATGGTTCAGCCGGTAATGAAGGAGCGGGCAGGGGGGGAGGTTTGACGATAGCGCCTGTATCAGGCGGTATGCCTTCTTCCGGAGGCTTTACAGATAATCAGTCCGGCGCCGTGAATATGAATACCCAATATGGTAAAGAGCTTACGGTTGACGCCAATTATAGTTATTCCCGCAGCGCTACCCATAAGGAAACCCTGCTCAGCAGGCTGAATGTATTGCAGGACAGTTCTTTTATGTATAACAGTGATCAGCAGGAACGGAGCCATCACAGCAGCCACCAGTTTTCGCTGGGCATCCGGTATGAGCCGGACTCTTTAACAATATGGAACTGGCGGCCCATGGTTTCTTTTGGCCGTTCGGGCAATGCTGTTCTCAACGATGCTTACTCAGCAGGCATGACGGGTAAACTGATCAATAGCCTTGCATCGGGGTCGCATACAGCCGGTACTCAGTACAGTGTGGGCAGCCAGCTTGGTTTTAATAAAACCAGCAGGAACCGTCGTATGAACCTTGCTATGAGCTGGGATATTACTGTAAGTAACCAGGATGAAAAGCAGAACAACAGATCGGTGAATGATTTTTACACTGCTACCAATCATACAACAGACAGTATTGATCAATACAGTACAAGCGTTCAACAAGGCATTACCAACAGGATCGGCATTAATCTTTCCGGCAAGGTCACCAAACACATCGTAGTAGCACTGGATTACCCGCTTGACTGGAGCGTGAATAAGCTCCGGAAAGAAACCTTTCCCTATAATCCTGCCTCCGGCAAATATGATCAAATAGACAGCCTGCTGTCCAACGACAACAGGAGCAGTAGCCTGACACAGGCGCCTGCCTTCCAGGTAGCGTATAAAACAGACCGTATGAGCCTTGCCCTGAATACCGGTATGCGTTTTATCAGGCAGGAAAACCAGTTGAGGTGGAAGGACTCTGTTGTGCGTATTCAGCAGCAACAGTTCTCGCCCAATGTGCAGTTCAATTATACGATCAATTCATTCAGCAGTCTGTATGCTGGTTATAGCATCAGTTCTTCAGCCCCCTCGGCAGAGCAACTCTCCCCGGTCATTGATAACTCCAATCCTTTGTATATAAGGACCGGCAATCCTTTTTTGAAAGCGAGTATTGGGCATTTTATGCACCTGGGGATTTCCGGATTTAGACCGTCAAAAGGCCTGAGTATGCACTTGGCTGCACATGGCTCCGTTACACAGAACCAGGTAGTGAATGCTATTGATTATGATTCATTGGGCCGGCAGGTCAGTACTTACCGGAATGTGAATGGTGCGGGCAGGTTCAGCATTACAGGCGGCATGGGTATTAACAAAAGAAAGGACGACTGGAGCATTACCGCCAGCACCAACCTATCGGCCAGTGGCAGCCGGGAGGTTAGTTTTGTAGCCGGCCGGCAAAATGATTTTGATAAGCTAACCATCGGGGCGCATTTATATACTTCCGTAGGGTACAAGGAATGGTTTATCCTCTCTCCTTCGGCCAATGTTGATTTTACAAGTTCTACTTATTCTTTGAAGAGTATGCCCGGCGCCACTTTCAATAACCAGTATTACCAGCTTCAACTGGAAGTGAACGCTATCAAAAGGCTAAAATTCACCATGGATGTCAACTACCGCTATAATTCCCAAATAGCGGTAAAGGAAAACAGGCAGGTCACTACCTGTAACAGTTCTGTCGCTTACCGTTTCCTGGCCAAAGAACAACTGACGCTCACAGCTTCCGTGCAGGATATTTTTAACAGGAATAAGTATTTCTATAACCAGGTAGCGGATACTTACCGGGAGCAGGTACAGGTAAATGGCCTGCGTCGTTACGGCCTGCTTACCCTGTCTTACGCTTTCAACCGGATGCATGGCAATACGCAAAGAGCGCCTGTTGGTGTACAGACGCTCCCTATCGCTAATTAAGCTATCTGCTTACATTCTTTCCGGCACTTTGATGCCCAGCAGGTGCATGCCTGATGCAATGATGTTGACGGTGATCTGTACTATCTGTAAACGCAATTGCTTTTTCTCGTTCGATTCTGCATTGACGATAGAGTGTTCTGTATAGAAAGAGTTGAATGTTTGCGCCAGTTTAAAGATGTAGCTGGCAATGACAGAAGGATTGTGTTCGGCCCCTGCCTGTTCCAGGATGGTGGGGTATTGCTCGACCAGCGTAACCACTGCTTTTTCCAATGGCAGCAGGTCTTTGCTTATAGCAGACTTATCGCCGCCACTGCCGGCTTCTTTACGCAGGATGGATTTTATCCGCGCATGGGTGTATTGAATGAACGGCCCGGTAAAGCCGTGGAAGTCGATGGATTCTTCGGGATTGAATACCATCCGTTTCTTTGGGTCTACCCGCAGCAGGAAGAATTTCAATGCGCCTAAGCCAAGTGTGTCATAGAGACCGGCTAATTCCGATTCATTGAAGTCTTTCACTTTGCCCAGCTCTTCTGTTTTCTGTTGGGCTATCTGTATCATGCCATCCACGAGGTCATCGGCATCTACAACGGTGCCTTCCCGGCTTTTCATTTTGCCGGTAGGTAACTCCACCATACCATAGCTGAGGTGAAAGATACCATCCGCAGCCGGTAAGCCCAGTTTCTGGGCAATGAGCTTTAAGACCTTGAAGTGGTAGTTCTGTTCATCGCCTACCACATAGATGCTTTCATCGCACTTGTATTCTTCGTATTTAAAGACTGCCAGGCCAATATCCTGGGTAATGTAAACAGATGTACCATCCCGGCGGCGTACGATCTTTTGATCGAGGCCATCCGCCGTCAGGTCAATCCATACACTGCCATCTTCTTTCTGAAAGAATACGCCTTTCTTTAATCCTTCTTCTACGAGGTCTTTGCCCAGCAGGTAGGTATCGCTTTCATAATAGATCTTATCGAAGTCACTGCCGATGCGTTTGTAGGTTTCATCAAAGCCCGCATATACCCAACTGTTCATTGCCCGCCAGAGTTCCATGGTTGCGGGATCGCCCTGTTCCCATTTGATCAGCATCTCCCGCACTTCTTTCATGATGGGCGTATTGTTGCGCACGATCTCTTTGATCTCTTCATTGATCTCGGCGGTCTTTTCTGCATTGCCGGCCAGTTGGGGCAATTTGCCCAGGAATAGTTGCAGCTTATCCTGGTCTTCTTTATTGAAGTCGCTGAGGTTGCCGGCCATCACTTTCGCTTGTAAAGGAGCAGCCTGGGCCTTGAGCTCATTTTCAAATTTTACATAGTAGTCGCCTACGAGGTGGTCGCCTTTGGTGCCGGTACTTTGTGGTGTGGCGCCATTACCAAATTTCTGCCAGGCCAGCATGGATTTGCAGATGTGCACGCCCCGGTCATTGACGATACAGGTTTTGATCACCTCATAGCCATTGGCCTTGTAGATCTCGGCAATGCTCCATCCAAGGAAGTTGTTCCGGAGGTGCCCGAGGTGTAAAGGCTTATTGGTATTGGGGGAGGAGTATTCCACCATCACCCGCTCACCATGTTTTGCCTTGTATCCGTATTGGGGATTGTTATAATTGTCCTGCAGGAACTGCAGCCAGTAGGCTTCTGATAAGGAAAGATTGAGGAAGCCTTTGATGACATTGAATTTGGTAAACAGGTCGCTATTGGCGGCCAGCAGTTTTTCTCCCAGTTCATTGCCCAATGCTTCCGGGCTTTTTTTGAGGCTTTTTACGAGGGCAAAGAGCACCACGGTGTAATCGCCTTCAAATTCAGGTTTGGTTTCATTCACCAGGATAGCGGATGGTTCTATGGATAACTGAAATAATGCCTCTATTTGTTTACTTATTGCCAACTGTAAAGCCTGAACAACTGCCATGTTTTCATTTTGAGGGTGCAAAAATAGTACAATGGCGTGAGATGGTTGTTTTTGAAGAGAGACAAGGGGTGCTACAAGCACCAGAATAGGGATTCGAGGCTGCAAACCTCGAATAGCTGCTAAAATCAAAAAGCTGCCCTTCTCAGGACAGCCTTTTGCAGATCTAGGGGTTAAACAACAAGTTCAGAATCAAATATGTGGTTTTTTGAGTGATTAAATGTCAAGGTGACTTTTTATTGATCGCCGTCAAAGTAGAAGTACTCAATCGGTTTAGTTCGATGCTTTAGCGGATTTTATTATATGACGGTTGCGCACAGCTCCTAATATTACCGAAAGCAATACAATAGGTTATGGACAGTAATTGTAATTGAATTACTTTTGCCCCGCAAGAAAATACCTGATGCTGAAGGATTATATTATTGCTGTTATTGATTTCTTTTACCCCCCCTTCCGGAAATTAATGCCTCCGCAGACATTTCGTTATGCGGCCTGCGGTGGGGGTAATACCCTGCTGGACATTTTTCTGTATTGGGTCGCTTTCCATTTTGTGCTGAAAGGGCAGGACCTGCATATCTTCTTTGTTACGATCAGCGCCAAGATTGCCGCCTTCCTGATCGCTTTTGCCATCAGCTTCCCCACGGGCTACTACCTCAACAGGAATATTGTATTTCCAGGCTCTACCTTACTGGGCCGGGTACAACTGTTCCGGTACTTCCTGCTGGTATTGATCTGTATTGCCCTCAATTATATTTTTATCACGCTTTTTGTGGACCGGTTTGGCATCTATCCTACGATTGCCAAGGCGCTCACCACAGTCATTGTGATCTCCTTCAGTTACCTGACCCAAAAGAAGTTTACTTTCAAAATAGAAAATGCCGAAGAGGGGTCTTCGGCGCCTGCTACTGACAGCAAATAATTCCGTAATCATATATTCCTCGGATTTTTCCATCCCTTTTCCAGGCGTTCCAATGTACCGGCTATCCTGGCGGCCCTCGTTTCCTCTCTTTTGGCGGTAATGATCCATTCCACGTATTCGCGCCTATGGCTGAAGGCCAGGGCATCGAAAACAGTAGCAGCCTTCTTGTTTTTCTTTAAGGCTTTGGCCAGGTCTTCCGGCAGGCGGATGGTCTTTGTTTTGGAATCAGCATACTGGTAAATGAGGCGTTCTTCTTTATTGGCCGCTTTCTTTTCATCGGCTTCGGTCTTCAGGCGGAAGGCAAAAGAAGACCAGGTATCATTGAAGGAGATCAGGCTCAGCCATTGCAGGTCGTTTTTCAGGAGCGTTTCCCAGCCTTTATCACGGTTGAGGTCTGTTTGTATCCCGGAAGTCCCTTTGGGATAATAGGTCCAGCAAACCACGCCTTCTTTAAGCTGTTTCATGACCTTGGGCAGGTCTTTTTCCATCTGCGCCTGGTTGAGGACAAACCAGTGGATCTGTTGATAATTTTTCCCGCTGCTGGTGACGGTTACATCATCGGGCAGGGGTGACAATATTGCTTCAAAGTCCCTGGGAGCATTGATTGTAAGGAGTGTATAGCCTTCTTTTATTTTCAGTTTTCCGGCAATGGTGGCAGCCATAAGGGGCATTTTAAAGGGAAGTTACGGAAAGGCTTGGTTGTGTATCCGTTTTAAACGATAGCTGCCTGTAAAACTTGTGTGAGCCTTGCTTCATCCATGTGCCATCCATGTGTCAAATAGGGGTGTTCTCCAATGAACGACACATGCCTGACACATGGTTGACACATGCTTTGTAAAACTTTCGCACCTGTTTTGACTGATAATCAAATAAATAATTCAAATTGTCAGTCCCAA comes from Paraflavitalea devenefica and encodes:
- a CDS encoding outer membrane beta-barrel protein is translated as MSKPVPCNAGGALPVLHPALRYAMVLVLILLVFVNRASAQDDDTGRLKAQHLDSVFIKGHKLPFTIKGDTLEFNATAFKLLPNAVVKDLLRKLPGVIVGADGSITVNGKKVNKLQVDGRDFFVHNMEAAIGNLTAEVIDKVQVMESKPVERQRSLAVQPRTDDVMINLTLKKNRKAGVLGNVLAGAGTADRYAANGMLNLFGGKTRLGFYGSAGNEGAGRGGGLTIAPVSGGMPSSGGFTDNQSGAVNMNTQYGKELTVDANYSYSRSATHKETLLSRLNVLQDSSFMYNSDQQERSHHSSHQFSLGIRYEPDSLTIWNWRPMVSFGRSGNAVLNDAYSAGMTGKLINSLASGSHTAGTQYSVGSQLGFNKTSRNRRMNLAMSWDITVSNQDEKQNNRSVNDFYTATNHTTDSIDQYSTSVQQGITNRIGINLSGKVTKHIVVALDYPLDWSVNKLRKETFPYNPASGKYDQIDSLLSNDNRSSSLTQAPAFQVAYKTDRMSLALNTGMRFIRQENQLRWKDSVVRIQQQQFSPNVQFNYTINSFSSLYAGYSISSSAPSAEQLSPVIDNSNPLYIRTGNPFLKASIGHFMHLGISGFRPSKGLSMHLAAHGSVTQNQVVNAIDYDSLGRQVSTYRNVNGAGRFSITGGMGINKRKDDWSITASTNLSASGSREVSFVAGRQNDFDKLTIGAHLYTSVGYKEWFILSPSANVDFTSSTYSLKSMPGATFNNQYYQLQLEVNAIKRLKFTMDVNYRYNSQIAVKENRQVTTCNSSVAYRFLAKEQLTLTASVQDIFNRNKYFYNQVADTYREQVQVNGLRRYGLLTLSYAFNRMHGNTQRAPVGVQTLPIAN
- the argS gene encoding arginine--tRNA ligase encodes the protein MAVVQALQLAISKQIEALFQLSIEPSAILVNETKPEFEGDYTVVLFALVKSLKKSPEALGNELGEKLLAANSDLFTKFNVIKGFLNLSLSEAYWLQFLQDNYNNPQYGYKAKHGERVMVEYSSPNTNKPLHLGHLRNNFLGWSIAEIYKANGYEVIKTCIVNDRGVHICKSMLAWQKFGNGATPQSTGTKGDHLVGDYYVKFENELKAQAAPLQAKVMAGNLSDFNKEDQDKLQLFLGKLPQLAGNAEKTAEINEEIKEIVRNNTPIMKEVREMLIKWEQGDPATMELWRAMNSWVYAGFDETYKRIGSDFDKIYYESDTYLLGKDLVEEGLKKGVFFQKEDGSVWIDLTADGLDQKIVRRRDGTSVYITQDIGLAVFKYEEYKCDESIYVVGDEQNYHFKVLKLIAQKLGLPAADGIFHLSYGMVELPTGKMKSREGTVVDADDLVDGMIQIAQQKTEELGKVKDFNESELAGLYDTLGLGALKFFLLRVDPKKRMVFNPEESIDFHGFTGPFIQYTHARIKSILRKEAGSGGDKSAISKDLLPLEKAVVTLVEQYPTILEQAGAEHNPSVIASYIFKLAQTFNSFYTEHSIVNAESNEKKQLRLQIVQITVNIIASGMHLLGIKVPERM
- a CDS encoding GtrA family protein, with protein sequence MLKDYIIAVIDFFYPPFRKLMPPQTFRYAACGGGNTLLDIFLYWVAFHFVLKGQDLHIFFVTISAKIAAFLIAFAISFPTGYYLNRNIVFPGSTLLGRVQLFRYFLLVLICIALNYIFITLFVDRFGIYPTIAKALTTVIVISFSYLTQKKFTFKIENAEEGSSAPATDSK
- a CDS encoding YdeI/OmpD-associated family protein, whose protein sequence is MAATIAGKLKIKEGYTLLTINAPRDFEAILSPLPDDVTVTSSGKNYQQIHWFVLNQAQMEKDLPKVMKQLKEGVVCWTYYPKGTSGIQTDLNRDKGWETLLKNDLQWLSLISFNDTWSSFAFRLKTEADEKKAANKEERLIYQYADSKTKTIRLPEDLAKALKKNKKAATVFDALAFSHRREYVEWIITAKREETRAARIAGTLERLEKGWKNPRNI